A part of Miscanthus floridulus cultivar M001 chromosome 6, ASM1932011v1, whole genome shotgun sequence genomic DNA contains:
- the LOC136460168 gene encoding uncharacterized protein has product MKWLTKVLMDGGSGLNIMYAETLDAMGIDRARIQPTRAPFHGIMSEKQVVPLGQIDLPITFGDPSNYRMETLTFEVVGFHKTYHTILGRPCYTKFMATPNYTYLKLKMPGPGRVITISTSFQHAYECEVKCGDHATAIITSKELVAIKKEVAEEAPDPKRTARSFEPAEGAKEVLIDPAAPRAKRCILAPCFPSNRKARSSTSSAPTETSSHENPWTCQAF; this is encoded by the coding sequence atgaagtggctcaccaaggtactgatggatggaggtagcggcctcaacatcatgtacgccgagacactcgacgctatgggcatcgaccgagcacgCATTCAACCGActagagcacctttccatggcatcatgtccGAAAAGCAGGTCGTTccacttgggcagattgatctacccattacctttggggatccatccaattataggatggagaccctcaccttcgaggtggttgggttccacaaAACCTATCATaccatcctgggacgaccatgctacacgaagttcatggccacccctaactacacctacctaaagttgaagatgccaggcccaggcagggtcatcaccattagCACCTCCTTCCAACATGCatacgagtgcgaggtcaagtgtGGCGATCATGCCACGGCAATCATCACATCCAAGGAGCTTGtggccatcaagaaggaggtcgccgaagaagcaccTGACCCTAAGCGGACGGCTAGATCTTTTGAGCCAgcggagggcgccaaggaggtcctcatagatccagCAGCTCCAAGAGCAAAGCGGTGCatattggcaccatgctttccttcgaataggaaagcgcgctcatcgacttcctctgcgccaacagagacatcttcacatgaaaacccttggacatgccaggcattctga